The Polyangium mundeleinium genome contains the following window.
CTTGGTCATGCCCTTCTCGGCGGCGACGAACGCCTTGCCCGTCGGCGTCTCCGGCCCGAGCCAATGCCCGAGGCCCTTGACCACGCGGGTCAAGAGCTTGGGTTCCTTTTTCGCCACGGCATCCTCTCCCTCTCGCGCGCTCACCGCGCGTACTTCTCTTTCAGCTCTCTCTTCAAAATCTTGCCGGCCGCCGAAATGGGCATCGCTTCCACGAAAATGACCGATTTCGGCACCTTGTATTTCGCGAGGTGGTCACGGCAATGGGCCAGGATCGCCTCCTCGGTCGTGCTCTCTCCGGGCTTCGTGATCACGATCGCCCGGCCGACCTCGCCCCATTTCTCGTCGGGAACGCCGATGACCGCGACCTGCGCCACGGCCGGGTGCTCGTAAAGGACCTTTTCGATCTCGGCGGGGTACACGTTCTCGCCGCCCGAGATGAACATGTCCTTCTTGCGGTCGGCGATGTAATAAAACCCGTCCTCGTCGACGCGCGCCATGTCGCCCGTGTGGAACCAGCCCCCCGCGTCCACGGACGCCGCCGAGGCCTCGGGATTGTTGAAATACCCCGAACACGCGCTCGGTCCCTTCAGCACGAGCTCGCCGACCTCGCCCACGGGCAAGGGGCGGTTGTCGTCGTCGACGATCCGCGCGTCGATGAAATAATTCGGCTTGCCGATGCTGCCGGCCTTCGCCTCGGCATATTCGGGGTCCATCGAGAAGATCCCCGGGCCGAACTCGGTCATCCCGAACCCCTGCTTGAAGACGACGCCGTGTTTTTCCCGGTACGCGCGGATGAGCGGCACGGGCAAAGGCGCGCCGCCGCTCGTCAGGAAGCGCAAGGACGATAGCTTCGCCGATTCGAACCGCGGCGATTGCATCATCATCTGGTATTGCGTCGGCACGCAGAAGAGCACCGTCGCCTTCTCGCGCTCGATGAGCGAGAGCATGTCGTCGGCGGTCCATTTGCGCATGATGACCACCGTCCCGCCCAGCGTGAGCAGGGGCAACGTGTAGACGAAGAGCGCGCCCGTGTGGAACATCGGCGTGTGCGTGAGCGTCACGTCCCCGCGCGAGAGCTCGTGGACCACCGTGTTCAGCGTGTTCCACGCGATCATCCGGTAGGAAATCTTCGCGCCTTTCGGCAGGCCCGTCGTGCCGCCCGTGAAGAGCAGGCAAACGATGTCCTCGGCCTCCACCGCGTCATTTTTCACGGGCCGCGCCTCGCGCGCCTGCACCGTCTCCCCATACGGGCGGCTCCCCGCGATCCCCTCGCCGTCGAGGTGCAGCCACGTCTTGACGGACGCGCACGCGGAGAGGCCCGCGATCTCGCCGATCCCGGCGCGGAAATCGTCGCCGAAGAGCATGACCTTCGGCTCGGTCTGGTAGACGAGCTCGGCGATTTCACGCGGATGGCTGCGCCAATTGAACGGCACGAGCACCGCGCCGAGCTTGGCGCACGCGAAAAACGCGTCGAGGAACTCGACGCCGTTCATCGCGAGGATTCCGACGCGATCGCCCTTCGCGACCGCGGCCTCGTCCCGCAGGAAGCCGGCGAGCCGATTCGCGCGGCGGTTCATTTCGCGATACGAAAAGCGGCCCGCGTCCCCCTTGGCCACGTCGACGACGGCGAGCGATTCCGGGAAATACCGCTCACCGCGCTCCATCCAGTCCCCGATGTACATGCTCTTGTTCTCCGCTCGCCGGCGCGTGCTTTTGGTGTTTCGCCCGGACAGAGCCGAGCTTACGCGAGCTCGACGTGGCTTGGAAGGCCGCTCAAAGGAAGGGCGCGCCGAACGTGTCGCCCGCGCGCTCCGTTGCTTCGCGCGCCATCCGCTGCCATTCCGCGGCGATACGCGCGCCGTAGAGGAGCGACGCCTGGCCGATGCGCGCCATGCCCCGCAGCACCAGCCCGATCTGCGCCGCGCCCGCCGTCTCCAGCGCGTCGAGCCCCTCGAACAAGTCCGCGTGCGCGCTCCGTCCCGGGAGGACTTCACGGGTTTGCTGCACCTGCGAATCCACTTGTTCGCTCATCTCGTGCTCCTCACCCTTGCAGGATCGCCCTGCATTTCAGGCCAATCCCGTCCGTTGGGAGCCGAACCTAAACCCCGCCTTTTGCCGTGTCAAGCGGCCTTTGTTGCACTGCAACAACGCTCAAGACTCGCGGCGCTTCTTGGAGACGATACGCTTGAGCTCGTCGAGCTCGCGGCGGAGCGCGGCGATCTCCTCGGCCTGCTCGTCGCGTTCGTTCGTGTCGGGCGGAGCGACCTGCTCCTCGGGCTCGGGATCCCGCGGCGAGGACCACGGCGTGCTCTTGCCGCCGCCGAGCATCGCGTTGAGGAAAGGGAGCGCGCCGAGGGGGCCGATCGGAAAGACACGCGCGCCCTTCTTCGCGAGCAAGTAGATGTCGAGCGCCCAGATCACGGTGCGCTCGAAGAACTCGGCCAGCGCGTCGTCGCCCATGCGGATGAGCTGGCGCAGGAGCGGCACCGGCAAGAGGCGCGCGGCGCCGCGGCTCTCCAGGATGATCTGCGCGAGCGTCGCCTGCGTCAGGTCGCGGCCCGTCTTCGCGTCGACGACCTCCACATCGTCGCCACGCCGGACGCGCGCTTCCACCTCTTCGAGCGTGACGTAACGACTCGCCTCGGTGTCGTACAGCCTCCGGTTGCCGTACTTCTTCACGACCATGCGGACGGTCGTACACCCCGATCGTCCAGATCGCAATCGCTTGTTGCGACGCAGCAATGCACGCGAGCCATTCCAGCGCGCACGCGGCTTTGCTACGCAGGGCGCCATGCATCTCGGCGACTGGCTCGGACGACGCGCGGCGTTAACCCCGGACAAGGTAGCGCTGCTCGACAATGGAGCAGGCGGGCGGGCCGTGACGTACCGAGCCTGGGATCGCACGGCGAACCGCACGGCGCATTTCCTCCGGGAGAGGCTCGGGGTGCGGCGCGGCGACCGGGTCGCGGCGCTCGCGATGAACGACGTCGTGATGCTCGATCTCTGGTTCGCCTGCGGCAAGCTCGGCGCGATCTTCAC
Protein-coding sequences here:
- a CDS encoding acyl-CoA synthetase is translated as MYIGDWMERGERYFPESLAVVDVAKGDAGRFSYREMNRRANRLAGFLRDEAAVAKGDRVGILAMNGVEFLDAFFACAKLGAVLVPFNWRSHPREIAELVYQTEPKVMLFGDDFRAGIGEIAGLSACASVKTWLHLDGEGIAGSRPYGETVQAREARPVKNDAVEAEDIVCLLFTGGTTGLPKGAKISYRMIAWNTLNTVVHELSRGDVTLTHTPMFHTGALFVYTLPLLTLGGTVVIMRKWTADDMLSLIEREKATVLFCVPTQYQMMMQSPRFESAKLSSLRFLTSGGAPLPVPLIRAYREKHGVVFKQGFGMTEFGPGIFSMDPEYAEAKAGSIGKPNYFIDARIVDDDNRPLPVGEVGELVLKGPSACSGYFNNPEASAASVDAGGWFHTGDMARVDEDGFYYIADRKKDMFISGGENVYPAEIEKVLYEHPAVAQVAVIGVPDEKWGEVGRAIVITKPGESTTEEAILAHCRDHLAKYKVPKSVIFVEAMPISAAGKILKRELKEKYAR
- a CDS encoding polyhydroxyalkanoate synthesis regulator DNA-binding domain-containing protein yields the protein MVVKKYGNRRLYDTEASRYVTLEEVEARVRRGDDVEVVDAKTGRDLTQATLAQIILESRGAARLLPVPLLRQLIRMGDDALAEFFERTVIWALDIYLLAKKGARVFPIGPLGALPFLNAMLGGGKSTPWSSPRDPEPEEQVAPPDTNERDEQAEEIAALRRELDELKRIVSKKRRES